A stretch of Corallococcus soli DNA encodes these proteins:
- a CDS encoding flagellar hook-length control protein FliK, translating into MATDSESPKSAAPQSGAAPELRLLDRRAFVGFPALEVQPGLRISDFALQIPDVSFPFNVSAGATRYQRKKLLFGFLELSVDADLITRKVAELAGRLAGVEDLRLHFRPGYLEGQGRLPAPERTPFTFKVAFDADGDRLAVYVYDVRLYGFSATPSVQLPGLLSTAVGALGLLPDVEVRGATGFSTRVLPALCERAAMSRGYKVPTLDTARLSAAEVSSTGLRLRFAAGGLPPPAAPDEELMLALEGARAFADAEGLVAQGRLAEARQAYLQAGDAQDAHPFAAERLLALLVADPQAHDLALDVAATLSRRRDRSPAALWGEAVVRERRGEGARAAERYLALCALARRTSEEAAAFFAAEAAARSSRDTAPQVAVKALHELLGLKPDHLPSLKALARASDQARDRAGAVRAYRRLAALARDPLEAADAHVHLARLCAQTEDDIAGARLHCEAALRLSPDQPDALLLLGELCHRGGEHLRALKALDRLREVSMARHELDRVGQADLLAGRVWEEGLKQPENALLRYREAVSLLPGEPEPLFASARVAEGLGRLQEALSGYQQALELAGPAPRSEGIRHAAHESHHALARLSRTKLGDPARAREHLEAALALDPRDAVALDELIPYFRVTGRSQELAEALEKAAALKEEPKARAALWAEAGELYRGKLQQADKADRLLTLALEADGDHRPALESLLALAEARRDGAQLTRCLSALARLTPEPKERAQKYRRLAVAARDLAFDLDLAVHALQEVLRAEPDDLPALGELCALQRKRADMAGLATALEDRARVAEAQGDKRLAAAALRELAGVLEARLGRVGDALVALEKAARLAPDAAVLLDLADLSLRCERPEHARRALESLLAMLPRTAAPEKLADVRARLGRACELLGDREGAIAAYAQAFPLRRLDDVLATRLEALYTEAGETQALAELWATRAQALSGADRAEEAAPLFLQSARALLERGEKASALMRLASALEASPEGPLAAEVLEALAELELERGEKLEAARLYARRATLVPDARAGAKLLFRASLLATGTSREEAFLADALERDATFAPARIRRGELRLATDARAALEDFEAVLALPPADVDAPREAERVALTRKAATAAVRGNRTDAARRLLAEFCARTPEDLDARLELAALHRKAGAREALADLLVELWPRLAGDARRQARRELAELCLSLGRASAAADSLRSLLVEEPQDAWAAQALLELLPPPGTGSAEEESERLELLGTLVSAASGEARAELLARRAALHRSAGRGGPARDDCAQAAKLSRKPAPLLLMLAELAREAADAPAELDAWRRAVAADASLGARARERLLALASVLLEKDERASAGDALRAAIALEPPADARCDAFFALAELARRDGKSADEAAALAEAARQGPIARRVEALLLRAALLEGQGEREDAASDLEAALLLAPRHEEATLALQRVLRDLEDWARLAELLAAEAPHASPAVAAALYAELASLYLDRLGQSAPAEAALRQSLRLTPTDAAVRRRLVSLVAGRGELLEAAGLLEAAAEDAEPTEAASLLREGVTYARQAQELDRALTLARRAHARVPARGDDLATLADLLYLRGAVREALPLQEALATAADFRAAPEAAEAAYLRLGDLAEQAGDVKRAVAAYRHLLTERPLSERAVERLAALLEKEDPRGAFEVRVAHARVLAPSEDTVARLVTLAERAREALADAGIAASLLAHAAQMAQQPLPLRRRLAALYRETGRSTELLAELQPVAALSLQAGDVDAALAAYDEEARLAEALGRADEALRSLANARDLLASEDRSAEAAACERRRAELLRDVKLDLNAAEEALERAFGFAAELDTARLGAALAERRDDSAAEARWWERALPRLTGTKQGAAVLLRLARLNLGELADAPKAEGFLRQALRQDRALAEAEALLAELLERDGRLAELAAWYEECAEAETDVERHAALLYRAAVIYRDRAGKPEAAAAALIAARAAKPDDLELTAQAAELLHQVRRPADAAEFDAILLEADPFREPVFTRHRAFLEESEEQQSLAELMLRRAERQQPAEAAVSYLAAASAFREGGARERAILCEDRAFELDASNAEAFHHVRERAAGDVRRLAELLGQRAEAVSPSEALPLLRERAQRLLDAGEALKAAEAFDDYLGRAGGDVEALCARAELAAQGGGPAAAQPYDRRVLALGGDTLPVPVLVRTWLRLGHASLASGAFHDAADAFEAVVSLEPEGARGGEALSLLAEVHSRTGNGPGLYRASLQLARRAQDTATEEVLLRRAADLFDDPREAIDALVPLARLRPADASVIDRAVEGLRALGRHGDLLGIYEVGAEAAGGARAAELLLAAATVANDSLSDADTAWSLTQRAAEADPENPAALRALVEGLRTRKDAQALLAALERLVPRTDDADEAAVLRLELAMLARDAGREEAAREALEAVVSRGPSGAGYADALEALEPLLGEAHARRAEVRVARAELVSGEARVSLLVAAARAFEKAGLLDEALKAAKAAVATEPDLRAALLVAHLHRASGDAPRAARALLQAARLAAPEERPPLLLEAAGLWEKAGDMGEALEVIERIATDAPDMLSPAELAERFARLGAFARALDVGFAPAMVAGEYTDALAMAAQAGDVPRTREALWALVAMPDVEPSHAAALADGLREDAEWEGLLELAALSFDRDAAFAVALRDEVLRARPAPVLARLRALDELGADPGLAARLMLLLPELGLEPDALAEAVLARVRALPEPARLESLAFAADGWPARREELLRERYALELKLAHLESAERTLALIAQDTVDVKARARMHLERGELLQGPLAQPAEAREAFEEALADDAESLDAVKALLALVDEAREATVFLSLADTLAKLAGPDAWTPYRERLADAFEAQQRYAEAATQLEQLPDTDERLARRVRFAEARGLVGEALRLRERLTQEPAELEVILRGYLDAQLVGPAVRLTERLADAGHLSPDLTRWVTERLSPSPDGAALAVRFWPALLRRKWPDVDGWTLYAEALRALGRADAAERTDGIGAALVSSEAPAPRAPVSALARPAQDFQHPEPEGLVPVTGESLSRLYVALKPVLAALGAEHVRLSVDPRGGVEAYLTSPDALVLGAGALGCFGAVELGWLCALSLALGDAGVQLSRPGTALTWEAAAVAAWRAMPASLAAGRVLAQLDAASRGGDPTRVDVGEVLARSEAFHQLALASLDV; encoded by the coding sequence ATGGCCACCGATAGCGAGTCCCCCAAGTCCGCCGCCCCCCAGTCGGGCGCCGCCCCCGAGCTTCGCCTGTTGGATCGGCGCGCGTTCGTGGGCTTTCCGGCATTGGAGGTGCAGCCCGGCCTGCGCATCTCCGACTTCGCGCTCCAGATTCCGGACGTCAGCTTCCCGTTCAACGTCAGCGCGGGCGCCACGCGCTACCAGCGCAAGAAGCTGCTCTTCGGCTTCCTGGAGCTGTCCGTCGACGCGGACCTCATCACGCGCAAGGTGGCGGAGCTGGCCGGACGGCTGGCCGGCGTCGAGGACCTGCGCCTGCACTTCCGCCCCGGCTACCTGGAGGGCCAGGGGCGGCTGCCCGCGCCGGAGCGCACGCCGTTCACGTTCAAGGTCGCCTTTGACGCGGACGGGGACCGGCTGGCCGTCTACGTCTACGACGTGCGCCTGTATGGCTTCTCCGCCACGCCGTCGGTGCAGCTGCCGGGGCTCCTGTCCACGGCGGTAGGAGCGCTGGGGCTCCTGCCGGACGTGGAGGTGCGCGGCGCCACCGGCTTCTCCACCCGCGTGCTGCCCGCCCTGTGCGAGCGCGCCGCGATGAGCCGGGGCTACAAGGTGCCCACGCTCGACACCGCGCGCCTGTCCGCCGCGGAGGTCTCCAGCACCGGCCTGCGCCTGCGCTTCGCCGCGGGGGGACTGCCCCCGCCCGCCGCGCCGGACGAGGAGCTGATGCTGGCGCTGGAGGGTGCCCGGGCCTTCGCGGACGCGGAGGGGCTCGTCGCGCAGGGGCGGCTCGCGGAGGCGCGGCAGGCGTACCTCCAGGCCGGGGACGCGCAGGACGCGCACCCCTTCGCCGCGGAGCGACTGCTGGCCCTGCTGGTGGCGGATCCGCAGGCGCACGACCTGGCGCTGGACGTGGCGGCCACGCTGTCGCGCCGTCGCGACCGCAGCCCCGCGGCGCTGTGGGGCGAGGCCGTGGTGCGCGAGCGTCGGGGCGAGGGTGCCCGCGCGGCGGAGCGCTACCTGGCGCTGTGCGCGCTGGCCCGTCGCACGTCGGAGGAGGCCGCCGCGTTCTTCGCCGCCGAGGCCGCGGCCCGCTCGTCCCGCGACACCGCGCCCCAGGTGGCGGTGAAGGCGCTGCACGAGCTGCTGGGCCTCAAGCCGGACCACCTGCCGTCGCTCAAGGCCCTGGCGCGCGCGTCGGATCAGGCGCGGGACCGGGCGGGCGCGGTGCGGGCGTACCGGCGGCTCGCGGCCCTGGCGCGCGACCCGCTGGAGGCGGCGGACGCGCACGTGCACCTGGCGCGGCTGTGCGCGCAGACGGAGGACGACATCGCGGGGGCCCGGCTGCACTGCGAGGCCGCGCTGCGCCTGTCGCCCGACCAGCCGGATGCGCTGCTGCTGCTGGGCGAGCTGTGCCATCGCGGCGGCGAACACCTGCGCGCGCTGAAGGCGCTGGACCGCCTGCGCGAAGTGTCGATGGCGCGCCACGAGCTGGACCGCGTGGGACAGGCGGACCTGCTCGCGGGCCGGGTGTGGGAAGAGGGGCTGAAGCAGCCGGAGAACGCGCTCCTGCGCTACCGCGAGGCGGTGTCGCTGCTGCCCGGTGAACCCGAGCCGCTGTTCGCCTCCGCGCGCGTGGCCGAAGGGCTGGGGCGCCTCCAGGAGGCCCTGAGCGGCTACCAGCAGGCGCTGGAGCTCGCGGGCCCGGCGCCGCGCTCGGAGGGCATCCGTCACGCCGCGCACGAGAGCCACCACGCGCTGGCGCGGCTGTCGCGCACGAAGCTGGGCGACCCGGCGCGGGCGCGCGAGCACCTGGAAGCAGCGCTCGCGTTGGATCCGCGCGACGCGGTGGCGCTGGACGAGCTGATTCCGTACTTCCGCGTCACCGGCCGCTCGCAGGAGCTGGCCGAGGCGCTGGAGAAGGCCGCCGCCCTCAAGGAGGAGCCCAAGGCCCGCGCGGCGCTGTGGGCCGAGGCCGGCGAGCTGTACCGGGGCAAGCTCCAGCAGGCGGACAAGGCCGACCGGCTGCTCACGCTCGCGCTGGAGGCGGACGGGGACCACCGCCCCGCGCTGGAGTCGCTGCTCGCGCTGGCCGAGGCCCGTCGCGATGGCGCGCAGCTCACGCGCTGCCTCTCCGCGCTGGCGCGGCTGACGCCGGAGCCGAAGGAGCGCGCGCAGAAGTACCGCCGCCTCGCGGTGGCCGCGCGCGACCTCGCCTTCGACCTGGACCTCGCCGTGCACGCGCTGCAGGAGGTGCTGCGCGCGGAGCCAGACGACCTGCCGGCCCTGGGTGAGTTGTGCGCCCTGCAGCGCAAGCGCGCCGACATGGCGGGGCTCGCGACCGCGCTGGAGGACCGCGCGCGCGTGGCCGAAGCGCAGGGCGACAAGCGGCTGGCGGCGGCGGCGCTGCGCGAGCTTGCGGGCGTGCTGGAGGCGCGGCTGGGCCGGGTGGGCGACGCGCTGGTGGCGCTGGAGAAGGCGGCGCGGCTGGCGCCGGATGCCGCGGTGCTGCTGGACCTGGCGGACCTGAGCCTGCGCTGCGAGCGGCCCGAACATGCGCGGCGCGCGCTGGAGTCGCTGCTGGCCATGCTGCCGCGCACCGCGGCGCCGGAGAAGCTGGCGGACGTGCGCGCGCGGCTGGGCCGGGCGTGTGAGCTGCTGGGCGACCGCGAGGGCGCCATCGCCGCCTATGCGCAGGCGTTCCCGCTGCGCCGGCTGGACGACGTGCTCGCCACGCGGCTGGAGGCCCTCTACACGGAGGCCGGCGAGACGCAGGCACTGGCGGAGCTGTGGGCCACGCGCGCGCAGGCGCTCTCCGGCGCCGACCGCGCGGAAGAGGCCGCGCCGCTGTTCCTCCAGAGTGCTCGCGCGCTGCTGGAGCGCGGCGAGAAGGCCTCCGCGCTGATGCGCCTGGCCTCCGCGCTGGAGGCGAGCCCCGAGGGCCCGCTGGCCGCCGAGGTGCTGGAGGCGCTGGCGGAGCTGGAGCTGGAGCGCGGCGAGAAGCTGGAGGCGGCGCGGCTGTACGCGCGGCGCGCCACGCTGGTGCCGGACGCGAGGGCCGGCGCGAAGCTGCTCTTCCGCGCGTCGCTGCTGGCCACGGGCACGAGCCGCGAAGAGGCCTTCCTCGCGGACGCGCTGGAGCGCGATGCCACCTTCGCCCCCGCGCGCATCCGCCGGGGCGAGCTGCGGCTGGCCACCGATGCCCGCGCCGCGCTGGAGGACTTCGAGGCGGTGCTGGCCCTGCCGCCCGCGGACGTGGATGCCCCGCGCGAGGCGGAGCGCGTCGCCCTCACGCGCAAGGCCGCCACCGCCGCCGTGCGCGGCAACCGCACGGACGCGGCCCGCCGCCTGCTCGCGGAGTTCTGCGCGCGCACGCCGGAGGACCTGGACGCGCGGCTGGAGCTGGCCGCGCTGCACCGCAAGGCCGGCGCGCGCGAGGCCCTGGCGGACCTGCTGGTGGAGCTGTGGCCGCGCCTGGCCGGAGACGCCCGCCGTCAGGCCCGCCGCGAGCTGGCCGAGCTGTGTCTGTCATTGGGCCGGGCGAGCGCGGCGGCGGATTCGCTGCGCAGCCTGTTGGTGGAGGAGCCGCAGGACGCCTGGGCGGCGCAGGCGCTGCTGGAGCTGCTGCCCCCGCCGGGCACGGGCAGCGCGGAGGAGGAGTCCGAGCGGCTGGAGCTGTTGGGCACGCTGGTGTCGGCCGCGTCGGGCGAGGCTCGGGCGGAGCTGCTCGCGCGCCGGGCCGCGCTGCACCGGAGCGCCGGTCGCGGCGGGCCCGCGCGGGATGACTGCGCGCAGGCCGCGAAGCTGTCGCGCAAGCCCGCGCCGCTGCTGCTGATGCTGGCGGAGCTGGCGCGCGAGGCGGCGGACGCGCCCGCTGAGCTGGATGCCTGGCGCCGCGCCGTGGCCGCCGATGCCAGCCTGGGCGCGCGCGCGCGGGAGCGGCTGCTGGCCCTGGCCTCCGTGTTGCTGGAGAAGGACGAGCGCGCCTCCGCCGGGGATGCGCTGCGCGCGGCCATCGCGCTGGAGCCGCCCGCGGACGCGCGGTGTGACGCCTTCTTCGCGCTCGCGGAGCTGGCCCGCCGTGACGGCAAGAGCGCCGACGAGGCCGCCGCGCTGGCCGAAGCCGCGCGGCAGGGGCCCATCGCCCGCCGCGTGGAAGCGCTCCTGCTGCGCGCCGCGTTGCTGGAAGGGCAGGGCGAGCGCGAGGACGCCGCGAGCGACCTGGAGGCCGCGCTCCTGCTGGCGCCTCGCCACGAGGAGGCCACGCTCGCGTTGCAGCGTGTGCTGCGCGACCTGGAGGACTGGGCGCGGCTCGCGGAGCTGCTGGCCGCCGAAGCGCCGCATGCGTCTCCCGCCGTCGCGGCGGCGCTGTACGCGGAGCTCGCGAGCCTCTACCTCGACCGGCTGGGCCAGTCCGCCCCGGCCGAGGCCGCGCTGCGGCAGTCGCTGCGGCTGACCCCGACCGACGCGGCCGTCCGCCGCCGGCTGGTGTCGCTGGTGGCCGGTCGCGGTGAGCTGCTGGAGGCCGCGGGCCTGCTGGAGGCCGCGGCCGAGGACGCGGAGCCCACCGAGGCCGCCTCGCTGCTGCGCGAAGGCGTCACCTACGCGCGGCAGGCCCAGGAGCTGGACCGCGCGCTGACCCTGGCGCGCCGGGCGCATGCGCGGGTGCCCGCGCGGGGCGACGACCTGGCCACGCTGGCGGACCTGCTCTACCTGCGCGGCGCGGTGCGCGAGGCCCTGCCGCTTCAGGAGGCCCTGGCCACGGCGGCGGACTTCCGCGCGGCGCCGGAGGCGGCGGAGGCCGCGTACCTGCGCCTGGGCGACCTGGCCGAACAGGCGGGCGACGTGAAGCGCGCGGTGGCCGCGTACCGCCACCTGCTCACGGAGCGTCCGCTGAGCGAGCGCGCCGTCGAACGGCTCGCCGCGCTGCTGGAGAAGGAGGATCCGCGCGGCGCCTTCGAGGTGCGCGTCGCCCACGCGCGCGTGCTGGCCCCGTCCGAGGACACCGTCGCGCGGCTGGTGACGCTGGCGGAGCGGGCGCGCGAGGCGCTGGCGGACGCGGGCATCGCGGCGTCGCTCCTGGCGCACGCGGCCCAGATGGCGCAGCAGCCCCTGCCCCTGCGCCGCCGGCTGGCCGCGCTCTACCGGGAGACGGGCCGTTCGACGGAGCTGCTGGCCGAACTGCAGCCGGTGGCCGCGCTCAGCCTCCAGGCCGGCGACGTGGACGCGGCGCTGGCGGCCTACGACGAGGAGGCCCGGCTCGCGGAGGCGCTGGGCCGCGCGGACGAAGCGCTGCGCTCGCTCGCCAATGCGCGCGACCTGCTCGCCTCCGAGGACCGTAGCGCGGAGGCCGCCGCGTGCGAGCGTCGCCGCGCGGAGCTGCTGCGCGACGTGAAGCTGGACCTGAACGCGGCGGAGGAGGCGCTGGAGCGCGCCTTCGGGTTCGCCGCGGAGCTGGACACGGCCCGCCTGGGCGCGGCCCTGGCCGAGCGCCGCGACGACTCGGCCGCCGAAGCCCGCTGGTGGGAGCGCGCGCTGCCCCGGCTGACGGGCACGAAGCAGGGCGCGGCGGTGCTGCTGCGGCTGGCGCGCCTGAACCTGGGCGAGCTCGCGGACGCGCCGAAGGCGGAGGGCTTCCTGCGCCAGGCGCTGCGCCAGGACCGCGCGCTCGCGGAGGCGGAGGCCCTGCTGGCGGAGCTGCTGGAGCGCGACGGACGGCTCGCGGAGCTGGCCGCCTGGTACGAGGAGTGCGCGGAGGCGGAGACCGACGTCGAACGTCACGCGGCGCTGCTGTACCGGGCCGCGGTCATCTACCGGGACCGGGCCGGCAAGCCGGAGGCCGCCGCCGCCGCGCTCATCGCCGCGCGCGCCGCGAAGCCGGACGACCTGGAGCTCACCGCGCAGGCGGCGGAGCTGCTGCACCAGGTGCGCCGCCCCGCGGACGCCGCCGAATTCGACGCCATCCTCCTGGAGGCGGACCCCTTCCGGGAGCCCGTCTTCACGCGCCACCGCGCCTTCCTGGAGGAGAGCGAGGAGCAGCAGTCCCTGGCGGAGCTGATGCTCCGCCGCGCCGAGCGCCAGCAGCCCGCGGAGGCCGCGGTCAGCTACCTCGCCGCCGCGAGCGCCTTCCGCGAGGGCGGTGCCCGCGAGCGCGCCATCCTGTGCGAGGACCGCGCGTTCGAGCTGGACGCCAGCAACGCGGAGGCCTTCCACCACGTCCGTGAGCGCGCGGCCGGAGACGTGCGCCGGCTGGCGGAGCTGCTGGGCCAGCGCGCCGAGGCCGTGTCGCCCTCCGAAGCGCTGCCCCTGCTGCGCGAGCGGGCCCAGCGCCTGCTGGACGCGGGCGAAGCCCTCAAGGCCGCCGAGGCCTTCGACGACTACCTGGGCCGCGCGGGCGGCGACGTGGAGGCCCTCTGCGCGCGCGCGGAGCTCGCCGCCCAAGGCGGAGGCCCCGCCGCCGCGCAGCCGTACGACCGCCGCGTCCTGGCGCTTGGCGGGGACACGCTGCCGGTGCCGGTGCTCGTGCGCACGTGGCTGCGCCTGGGGCATGCCTCGCTCGCCTCGGGCGCCTTCCACGACGCGGCGGATGCCTTCGAGGCCGTGGTGTCGCTGGAGCCGGAAGGCGCGCGCGGCGGTGAAGCGCTGTCGCTGCTCGCGGAGGTGCACTCGCGCACCGGCAACGGGCCGGGCCTCTACCGGGCGTCGTTGCAGCTCGCGCGCCGGGCCCAGGACACCGCGACGGAGGAGGTGCTGCTGCGCCGCGCGGCGGACCTCTTCGATGATCCGCGCGAGGCCATTGACGCGCTGGTGCCCCTGGCGCGGCTGCGCCCCGCCGACGCGAGCGTCATCGACCGGGCGGTGGAGGGCCTGCGCGCCCTGGGCCGCCATGGCGACCTGCTGGGCATCTACGAGGTCGGCGCGGAGGCCGCGGGAGGCGCGCGCGCCGCGGAGCTGCTGCTCGCCGCCGCGACGGTGGCGAACGACTCGCTGTCGGACGCGGACACGGCCTGGTCGCTCACGCAGCGCGCGGCGGAGGCGGATCCGGAGAACCCGGCCGCCCTGCGCGCGCTGGTGGAGGGCCTGCGCACGCGCAAGGACGCCCAGGCGCTGCTCGCCGCGCTGGAGCGCCTGGTCCCCCGCACGGACGACGCGGACGAGGCCGCCGTGCTCCGGCTGGAGCTCGCGATGCTCGCGCGCGACGCCGGCCGCGAGGAGGCCGCCCGCGAAGCGCTCGAAGCGGTGGTGTCGCGCGGTCCCTCCGGTGCCGGCTACGCCGACGCGCTGGAGGCGCTGGAGCCGCTGCTGGGTGAGGCCCACGCGCGCCGGGCGGAGGTCCGCGTGGCCCGCGCGGAGCTCGTGTCGGGTGAAGCCCGGGTGTCCCTGCTGGTGGCCGCCGCCCGGGCCTTCGAGAAGGCGGGCCTGCTGGACGAGGCGCTGAAGGCCGCGAAGGCCGCCGTCGCCACCGAGCCGGACCTGCGCGCCGCGCTGCTGGTCGCGCACCTGCACCGTGCCTCGGGAGATGCGCCCCGCGCGGCCCGTGCGCTGTTGCAGGCGGCGCGCCTCGCCGCGCCCGAGGAGCGACCGCCGCTCCTGCTGGAGGCCGCCGGCCTCTGGGAGAAGGCCGGCGACATGGGCGAGGCGCTGGAGGTCATCGAGCGCATCGCCACCGACGCGCCGGACATGCTGTCTCCGGCGGAGCTGGCCGAACGCTTCGCGCGCCTGGGGGCCTTCGCGCGCGCCCTGGACGTGGGCTTCGCGCCCGCCATGGTCGCGGGCGAGTACACCGACGCGCTGGCCATGGCCGCGCAGGCCGGCGACGTGCCCCGCACGCGCGAGGCCCTCTGGGCCCTGGTCGCGATGCCGGACGTGGAGCCGTCCCACGCGGCGGCCCTGGCGGACGGGCTGCGCGAGGACGCGGAGTGGGAGGGCCTGCTGGAGCTGGCCGCCCTGTCCTTCGACCGCGACGCGGCCTTCGCCGTGGCCCTGCGGGACGAGGTGCTGCGCGCCCGTCCGGCCCCGGTGCTCGCGCGCCTCCGCGCCCTGGACGAGCTGGGCGCGGACCCGGGCCTCGCCGCGCGGCTGATGCTGCTGCTGCCGGAGCTGGGCCTGGAGCCCGACGCGCTGGCCGAAGCGGTGCTCGCCCGCGTGCGCGCGCTGCCGGAGCCCGCGCGCCTGGAGTCGCTGGCCTTCGCCGCGGACGGCTGGCCCGCGCGCCGCGAGGAGCTGCTGCGCGAGCGGTACGCGCTGGAGCTCAAGCTTGCGCACCTGGAGTCCGCGGAGCGCACGCTGGCGCTCATCGCGCAGGACACCGTCGACGTGAAGGCGCGCGCGCGGATGCACCTGGAGCGCGGCGAGCTGTTGCAGGGCCCCCTGGCGCAGCCCGCGGAGGCCCGTGAGGCCTTCGAGGAGGCGCTCGCCGACGACGCGGAGAGCCTGGACGCCGTGAAGGCGCTGCTCGCGCTGGTGGACGAGGCGCGCGAGGCCACGGTGTTCCTGTCCCTGGCGGACACGCTCGCGAAGCTCGCCGGCCCGGACGCGTGGACGCCGTACCGCGAGCGGCTGGCGGATGCCTTCGAGGCCCAGCAGCGCTACGCCGAAGCCGCCACGCAGCTCGAACAGCTCCCGGACACGGACGAGCGGCTCGCCCGCCGCGTGCGCTTCGCCGAAGCGCGCGGCCTGGTGGGCGAAGCGCTGCGGCTGCGCGAGCGCCTCACGCAGGAGCCCGCCGAGCTCGAAGTCATCCTGCGCGGCTACCTGGACGCCCAGCTCGTGGGCCCCGCGGTGCGGCTCACCGAACGGCTGGCGGACGCGGGCCACCTCTCGCCGGACCTCACGCGGTGGGTGACCGAGCGGCTGTCTCCGTCCCCGGACGGCGCCGCGCTCGCGGTGCGCTTCTGGCCGGCGCTCCTGCGGCGGAAGTGGCCGGACGTGGACGGCTGGACGCTGTACGCGGAGGCGCTGCGCGCCCTGGGCCGCGCGGACGCCGCCGAGCGCACGGATGGCATTGGCGCGGCGCTCGTCTCCAGCGAGGCCCCCGCGCCGCGCGCTCCCGTGTCCGCGCTGGCCCGCCCCGCGCAGGACTTCCAGCACCCGGAGCCGGAGGGCCTGGTGCCGGTGACGGGCGAGAGCCTGTCGCGCCTGTACGTCGCGCTGAAGCCGGTGCTCGCCGCGCTGGGCGCGGAGCACGTGCGCCTGTCCGTCGACCCCAGGGGCGGCGTGGAGGC